In a genomic window of Panthera tigris isolate Pti1 chromosome D4, P.tigris_Pti1_mat1.1, whole genome shotgun sequence:
- the ABITRAM gene encoding protein Abitram isoform X2, with protein sequence MQCEFKDVKGKPCEDHCILQHSNRICVITLAESHPVLQSGKTIKSISYQISTNCSRLQNKVSGKFKRGAQFLTELAPLCKIYCSDGEEYTISSCVRGRLMEVNENILHKPSILQEKPSTEGYIAVVLPKFEESKSITDGLLTQKQYEEVVVSRITATTATS encoded by the exons ATGCAGTGCGAGTTCAAGG ATGTCAAAGGCAAACCCTGTGAGGACCACTGTATACTACAGCACTCCAATCG CATATGTGTCATCACATTGGCAGAATCTCATCCAGTTCTTCAAAGTGGAAAAACAATCAAAAGCATTTCCTATCAAATCAGCACCAACTGTagtagacttcagaacaaggTCTCTGGGAAATTTAAGCGG GGGGCACAGTTTCTAACAGAGCTTGCACCTCTGTGTAAGATTTACTGCTCAGATGGAGAAGAATACACCATATCTAG ctgtgtCAGAGGACGGTTGATGGAAGTGAATGAAAACATTCTCCATAAGCCATCTATTCTACAAGAGAAG CCATCCACTGAAGGCTACATTGCAGTTGTGCTGCCCAAATTTGAAGAAAGTAAGAGCATAACAGATGGgttactgacacaaaaacagtaTGAAGAAGTCGTGGTGAGCCGCATCACTGCCACGACAGCCACATCATGA
- the ABITRAM gene encoding protein Abitram isoform X1: protein MATDPGAEGPAVPSLVDRYFTRWYKADVKGKPCEDHCILQHSNRICVITLAESHPVLQSGKTIKSISYQISTNCSRLQNKVSGKFKRGAQFLTELAPLCKIYCSDGEEYTISSCVRGRLMEVNENILHKPSILQEKPSTEGYIAVVLPKFEESKSITDGLLTQKQYEEVVVSRITATTATS, encoded by the exons ATGGCTACCGACCCCGGGGCAGAGGGACCCGCAGTGCCTTCGCTCGTGGATCGTTACTTCACTCGTTGGTACAAAGCCG ATGTCAAAGGCAAACCCTGTGAGGACCACTGTATACTACAGCACTCCAATCG CATATGTGTCATCACATTGGCAGAATCTCATCCAGTTCTTCAAAGTGGAAAAACAATCAAAAGCATTTCCTATCAAATCAGCACCAACTGTagtagacttcagaacaaggTCTCTGGGAAATTTAAGCGG GGGGCACAGTTTCTAACAGAGCTTGCACCTCTGTGTAAGATTTACTGCTCAGATGGAGAAGAATACACCATATCTAG ctgtgtCAGAGGACGGTTGATGGAAGTGAATGAAAACATTCTCCATAAGCCATCTATTCTACAAGAGAAG CCATCCACTGAAGGCTACATTGCAGTTGTGCTGCCCAAATTTGAAGAAAGTAAGAGCATAACAGATGGgttactgacacaaaaacagtaTGAAGAAGTCGTGGTGAGCCGCATCACTGCCACGACAGCCACATCATGA